One Niabella beijingensis DNA window includes the following coding sequences:
- a CDS encoding lactonase family protein: protein MKTILASLFLLSLTGTARTSWGQYLVAGTYTNNNSSSKGIYIYDFDQQNGTLTEVSMTPAVNPSYQVVSKNQRFVYSVNETANGGISAFSFDKKTGKLTLLNTVESKGDDPCYLEIDRSGKWLFASNYSSGSFSIYRINKDGSLGGLSQVVTHEGSGPDTARQQAPHVHSTTVSPNNRFVFVCDLGTDKIVTYPFKATTGKVDTANAFFTSTAPGAGPRHMVIARSKKFVYNVDEMGGTVNTYTLKNGRLQHLHTTDALKAEKGKAAGADIHLSPDNKFLYVSQRSNSTIEVYQIDPATGIPAFVGSQSTNGDFPRNFTIDPSGRWLIAANQKSDNITVFKLNPATGLPEPSGHEVKTGIPVSLKWILK, encoded by the coding sequence ATGAAAACAATCCTGGCATCCCTGTTCCTCTTAAGCCTTACAGGTACCGCCCGCACCAGCTGGGGTCAGTACCTGGTAGCCGGCACTTATACCAATAACAATAGTTCCAGCAAGGGTATTTATATTTATGATTTCGATCAACAAAACGGAACACTGACCGAAGTAAGTATGACCCCGGCTGTGAACCCTTCCTACCAGGTGGTTTCAAAAAACCAGCGTTTTGTTTATTCCGTAAATGAAACGGCCAACGGCGGCATCAGTGCTTTTTCATTCGATAAAAAAACCGGAAAGCTGACCCTGTTGAATACCGTGGAAAGCAAGGGCGATGATCCCTGTTACCTGGAAATTGACCGTAGCGGCAAATGGCTGTTTGCCTCTAATTATTCCAGCGGCAGCTTTTCCATTTACCGCATCAATAAAGACGGATCACTGGGCGGCCTGTCACAGGTTGTGACTCACGAAGGCAGCGGGCCGGACACTGCCCGCCAGCAGGCACCACATGTGCACAGCACCACGGTTTCTCCCAACAACCGTTTTGTATTTGTATGCGACCTCGGAACGGATAAAATTGTCACCTACCCTTTTAAGGCAACAACGGGTAAGGTGGATACGGCCAACGCATTCTTCACCAGCACTGCGCCAGGCGCGGGTCCCCGTCATATGGTCATCGCCCGGAGTAAAAAATTTGTTTACAATGTGGATGAAATGGGCGGCACGGTGAATACCTATACGCTAAAAAACGGAAGGCTGCAGCACCTGCATACAACAGATGCCCTGAAAGCAGAAAAAGGAAAAGCCGCCGGTGCGGATATCCATCTTTCGCCCGACAATAAATTCCTGTATGTCTCACAACGCAGCAACAGTACCATTGAAGTCTACCAGATCGATCCCGCAACCGGCATCCCGGCATTTGTGGGCAGTCAGTCCACCAACGGAGACTTTCCCCGGAATTTCACCATCGACCCTTCCGGGCGCTGGCTGATCGCTGCCAACCAGAAAAGCGACAACATCACTGTTTTCAAACTCAACCCTGCTACCGGGTTGCCGGAACCCTCCGGGCATGAAGTAAAAACAGGCATCCCCGTATCATTAAAATGGATCTTAAAATAA
- a CDS encoding phosphoribosylaminoimidazolesuccinocarboxamide synthase: MSTFNFPGQTAFYKGKVRDVYTIQDELLVMIASDRISAFDVILPRPIPFKGQVLNQIAAFMLNATKDICANWLQKKPAPNASIGIKCIPFKIEMVVRGHLTGHAWRTYQSGKRTLCGIPLPEGMKENEAFPAPIITPSTKADEGHDEDISKEEIIRQGLTTRDEWEELERLALLLFKRGQELAAKQGLILVDTKYEFGKKENKIILMDEIHTPDSSRYFYADGFEERLAAGEKQKQLSKEFVREWLIANNFMGKEGQAVPEMSDEWIQTISNRYIELYEKVIGEAFKPEVLGDEELYERIVKALNL, encoded by the coding sequence ATGTCAACGTTTAATTTTCCGGGTCAGACCGCTTTCTATAAGGGTAAAGTAAGGGATGTTTATACCATCCAGGACGAATTGCTGGTAATGATCGCATCCGACCGCATTTCTGCTTTTGATGTCATCCTTCCCCGCCCCATTCCCTTTAAGGGTCAGGTATTGAACCAGATCGCTGCCTTTATGCTCAATGCCACAAAAGATATCTGTGCCAACTGGCTGCAAAAAAAGCCGGCGCCCAATGCCTCTATCGGTATTAAATGTATCCCGTTTAAAATTGAAATGGTGGTACGGGGCCATCTCACTGGTCATGCCTGGCGTACTTATCAGTCCGGAAAAAGAACACTTTGCGGCATACCGTTACCCGAGGGTATGAAGGAAAATGAAGCCTTCCCTGCGCCCATCATTACGCCCAGTACAAAAGCGGATGAAGGACATGATGAGGATATCAGTAAAGAAGAGATCATCCGGCAGGGACTGACCACCCGGGACGAATGGGAGGAGCTGGAGCGGCTGGCACTCCTGTTGTTCAAACGGGGACAGGAACTGGCAGCAAAACAGGGACTGATCCTGGTAGATACCAAATACGAATTCGGGAAAAAAGAGAACAAGATCATCCTGATGGATGAGATCCATACACCGGACAGTTCGCGCTATTTTTATGCCGATGGTTTTGAAGAGCGGCTGGCTGCCGGTGAAAAACAAAAGCAACTGAGTAAGGAATTTGTAAGAGAATGGCTGATCGCCAATAATTTTATGGGCAAGGAAGGACAGGCCGTGCCCGAAATGAGCGACGAATGGATCCAGACCATCTCCAACCGGTATATTGAATTGTATGAAAAAGTGATCGGGGAAGCGTTTAAACCGGAAGTGCTCGGGGATGAGGAATTGTATGAGCGGATTGTAAAAGCATTAAATCTCTAG
- a CDS encoding TonB-dependent receptor: MRPAICLLATLFLLLFTAAEGDAQTTVTVTGTVKNSETGEGVNAASVVVAGSTTGAYSRPSGSFEIKAASYPVKLVISSVGYETQEITVTGPEPVTLSLVPKTELGQEVVVSASRVAERLIESPVTVERVNSAAITNAPAASYYDIVANLKGVDVVTASLTFKTPTTRGFMGSGNLRFNQIVDGMDNQAPGLNFSVGSVIGTTQLDVESMELLPGASSVLYGPGGMNGTLVINSKNPFKYQGLSAEIKEGVMHLDDAARDASIFNNYALRWGHKVSDKFAYKIAAEYTSAKDWVAQDDRNYARIGTDGVPKAGTRASDPNYDGINVYGDETTVNLVKDVFPGIGQQAPFLQGLINSLSGSPIWVSRTGYQEADIIDPTTKNFKVSAALHYKITPNTEAILAGNFGTGNTVYTGSDRYSLKNLKMGQYKLELVNKNWFLRGWTTQENAGESFNATVTTRLTNEAWKASGGATGWYSQYSQTFLASKMAGMSDNDAHAAARAFADQGRPEAGSAEWKRMFDSVRAIPISKGGGLFVDKTDLYSLEGQYNFSHITGKVVDLLVGGNYKRYVLNSEGTLFADSTGTIPINEMGAYIQASRNLGDIVKLTLAGRYDKNENFKGRFTPRATAVVKVAENNNIRLSFQTAYRFPSTQQQWINLNVGGNTRLIGGQSEFWDFYKFRENKVYYLNNLRDDNQLVEYDYVKYKPESVSTFELGYKGLLADNRLMIDVYGYYGQYKDFLTRSLLVQNKTGAPVTQSDTANGNIYSVPTNIDEGVKTYGFGLGLDYRFYGNFTANANVSSDNLSDLPAGFVSFFNAPKYRFNIGVANTGFGPKNRFGFSITYRWQDTFYYNGDFANGQVPGINVVDAQVSFKLPETKSMIKIGANNLLNEYYVNAIGNARVGGLYYISFGYNVF, encoded by the coding sequence ATGAGACCTGCGATTTGCTTATTAGCCACTCTATTCCTCCTTTTATTTACCGCGGCGGAGGGCGATGCCCAAACGACGGTCACCGTTACAGGAACCGTAAAGAACAGCGAAACCGGGGAGGGCGTGAACGCGGCCTCGGTTGTTGTTGCGGGAAGTACAACAGGCGCTTATTCCAGACCCAGCGGCAGCTTTGAAATAAAAGCAGCCAGCTATCCTGTAAAACTGGTGATTTCTTCTGTGGGCTATGAAACACAGGAGATCACCGTAACCGGGCCGGAACCCGTGACCCTGTCCCTGGTGCCAAAAACTGAACTGGGGCAGGAGGTAGTGGTCTCTGCGAGCCGTGTGGCGGAACGGCTTATCGAGTCGCCCGTTACCGTAGAGCGGGTAAACAGTGCCGCGATCACAAATGCACCTGCTGCTAGCTATTATGATATTGTAGCCAATCTGAAAGGAGTGGATGTGGTAACCGCTTCGCTTACGTTTAAAACGCCCACCACCCGGGGGTTTATGGGAAGCGGTAACCTGCGCTTTAACCAGATCGTGGATGGTATGGACAACCAGGCGCCCGGTCTGAATTTTTCAGTAGGCTCGGTGATCGGGACCACACAGCTGGACGTGGAAAGTATGGAACTGCTGCCCGGCGCCTCTTCTGTTTTATACGGCCCTGGCGGGATGAACGGAACACTGGTGATCAACAGCAAAAACCCGTTTAAATACCAGGGACTTTCAGCAGAAATAAAAGAAGGTGTGATGCACCTGGACGATGCGGCCCGTGATGCATCGATCTTTAATAACTATGCCCTCCGCTGGGGACACAAAGTGTCGGATAAGTTCGCCTATAAGATCGCTGCGGAATACACTTCGGCCAAAGACTGGGTAGCGCAGGATGACAGGAACTATGCGCGGATCGGGACGGATGGTGTTCCGAAAGCGGGAACCAGGGCCTCAGATCCCAACTACGATGGCATCAATGTATATGGAGATGAAACAACAGTGAACTTGGTTAAAGATGTATTTCCGGGAATTGGCCAGCAGGCACCTTTTCTTCAGGGATTGATCAATTCCTTATCCGGAAGCCCGATCTGGGTTTCCAGAACAGGGTACCAGGAGGCTGATATTATTGATCCGACCACAAAGAATTTTAAGGTGAGCGCTGCATTGCATTATAAGATCACACCTAACACGGAAGCGATCCTCGCCGGTAATTTCGGAACTGGTAATACCGTATATACCGGCAGCGACCGCTACTCGCTGAAGAACCTCAAAATGGGTCAGTACAAACTGGAACTGGTAAATAAGAACTGGTTTTTACGCGGCTGGACAACACAGGAGAACGCCGGCGAATCGTTTAATGCCACAGTAACCACAAGGCTGACGAATGAGGCCTGGAAAGCCAGTGGCGGGGCCACGGGTTGGTATTCGCAGTATTCGCAGACATTCCTTGCCAGTAAGATGGCCGGTATGTCTGATAATGACGCGCATGCCGCTGCCCGTGCATTTGCCGACCAGGGCCGGCCGGAAGCGGGCAGTGCAGAATGGAAAAGGATGTTTGATAGTGTAAGAGCAATTCCTATTTCAAAAGGAGGCGGACTTTTTGTTGATAAAACGGATCTGTACAGTCTGGAAGGCCAGTATAATTTTTCGCATATTACCGGAAAAGTGGTGGATCTGCTGGTGGGCGGTAATTATAAACGGTATGTATTGAATTCCGAAGGGACCTTGTTCGCGGATTCGACCGGAACCATTCCCATTAATGAAATGGGGGCTTATATCCAGGCCAGCCGTAACCTGGGGGATATTGTAAAGCTAACCCTTGCCGGGCGTTATGATAAGAATGAGAACTTCAAGGGTCGTTTTACCCCGAGGGCCACGGCAGTGGTCAAAGTTGCCGAGAACAACAACATCCGCCTGAGCTTTCAGACGGCCTACCGCTTTCCATCCACACAGCAGCAATGGATCAACCTGAATGTGGGCGGCAATACCCGGCTCATTGGCGGACAGAGCGAGTTCTGGGATTTTTATAAGTTCAGGGAAAATAAAGTGTATTACCTGAATAACCTGAGGGATGATAACCAGCTGGTGGAGTATGACTATGTAAAATATAAACCGGAAAGTGTGTCTACATTTGAATTGGGGTATAAAGGATTACTGGCGGATAATCGCCTCATGATCGATGTATATGGTTACTACGGTCAGTATAAGGATTTTCTCACCCGCAGTTTACTGGTTCAGAATAAAACCGGGGCCCCGGTAACACAATCAGATACTGCAAACGGAAATATTTATTCGGTGCCTACAAATATCGATGAAGGGGTAAAGACCTATGGCTTCGGGCTGGGACTGGATTACCGCTTCTATGGCAATTTTACGGCGAATGCAAATGTTTCCTCCGATAATCTGAGCGACCTGCCGGCGGGATTTGTATCGTTCTTCAACGCACCGAAATACCGTTTCAATATCGGTGTGGCCAACACGGGGTTCGGACCTAAAAACCGGTTTGGATTCAGCATTACTTATCGCTGGCAGGACACATTCTATTACAACGGTGACTTTGCCAACGGGCAGGTGCCCGGAATCAATGTAGTGGATGCACAGGTGAGCTTCAAACTCCCCGAAACCAAATCGATGATCAAGATCGGTGCCAACAACCTGCTGAATGAATATTATGTGAATGCCATCGGCAATGCACGCGTAGGCGGATTGTACTACATCAGCTTTGGGTATAACGTGTTTTAA
- a CDS encoding fasciclin domain-containing protein, whose amino-acid sequence MKYIKSKTIYSFLVLLVMIVTFSCNKDVQQFPEPEPADTSSQPGLAAAIAADANYSLFSEVIKKSGYADTLNDKKRMLTLFVPTNPAVKTAVSFLTGGQVPSNAPDAVVAGFIQSAAFPVATANGLVKYNTIPQSLDLSALAGGSFNLQYPSMINPAPNLSALARLSVFLAKNNGVNYVNNVPVASARVAAGNGGYYGTAAVVMPPTRLLWQRISEAPDLTYLKAAVERADSGLTADDKKNPAKSMVTLLSSFGPSITLFAPTDDVFKATLYVLAYPAVHAAIYAEAKSQGAPDAVAKVIADTQAPGKTQELVGSAAVFSNPLLYPVLTAEKVKGLLAYHILGSTVFLSHFPAAETEIPTLLSLALGAAAPKLKVKATFNGGVATALTVKGAVNPTAAHVMYNPTPEPNGSSDQYYLNGTLHKIDQILLPLSF is encoded by the coding sequence ATGAAATACATAAAATCAAAAACGATCTATAGCTTTCTGGTGCTTTTGGTGATGATAGTAACTTTTTCCTGTAATAAAGATGTGCAGCAGTTTCCCGAGCCGGAGCCGGCAGATACAAGCAGCCAGCCCGGACTGGCGGCCGCTATTGCAGCCGATGCGAATTACAGCCTGTTCAGTGAAGTAATTAAGAAATCGGGCTATGCCGACACGCTGAATGATAAAAAACGCATGCTTACCCTGTTTGTACCAACCAATCCGGCGGTGAAAACAGCAGTGAGTTTCCTAACCGGCGGACAGGTTCCGTCAAACGCCCCGGATGCTGTGGTGGCCGGTTTCATTCAAAGCGCTGCTTTCCCGGTAGCCACGGCCAATGGACTGGTGAAATACAATACCATTCCACAGAGTTTGGATTTGTCGGCACTGGCCGGAGGATCGTTCAATCTGCAATATCCATCCATGATCAACCCGGCTCCCAATCTGAGCGCTCTGGCGCGGCTGTCTGTTTTCCTGGCAAAGAACAATGGCGTCAATTATGTTAATAATGTGCCGGTAGCATCCGCCCGGGTGGCTGCCGGAAATGGCGGCTATTACGGCACGGCAGCAGTGGTAATGCCTCCTACACGGCTATTGTGGCAGCGCATCAGCGAGGCACCGGATCTGACCTACTTAAAAGCCGCAGTGGAACGCGCCGACAGCGGACTTACGGCCGACGATAAAAAGAACCCCGCAAAGTCGATGGTTACCTTGTTGTCTTCTTTCGGCCCCAGCATCACCCTGTTTGCACCAACGGATGATGTATTTAAAGCTACGTTGTATGTGCTGGCCTACCCGGCGGTACATGCCGCTATTTATGCAGAGGCCAAATCGCAGGGAGCCCCGGACGCGGTGGCTAAGGTTATAGCAGACACCCAGGCTCCGGGGAAAACACAGGAGCTGGTGGGATCTGCAGCGGTATTCAGTAACCCGCTTTTATACCCTGTACTTACTGCCGAAAAGGTAAAAGGACTGCTGGCTTATCATATACTGGGAAGCACGGTGTTCCTGAGTCATTTTCCGGCTGCAGAAACAGAAATACCCACATTGCTGAGTCTTGCCCTGGGGGCAGCGGCGCCCAAACTAAAAGTTAAAGCCACCTTTAACGGAGGGGTGGCCACCGCCCTCACGGTGAAAGGAGCGGTTAATCCAACAGCCGCCCATGTTATGTATAACCCCACACCGGAGCCCAACGGATCAAGCGACCAGTACTATTTGAATGGAACATTGCATAAGATCGACCAGATATTACTGCCCTTGAGCTTTTAA
- a CDS encoding SDR family NAD(P)-dependent oxidoreductase, with translation MAYALITGAAKGIGRALAEELASRGYQLILADRDKEQLEATTARLIRDYEIVVRAITLDLSDRNAAEYIYRQTTYYHPHLQIVINNAGYGLNGDFEKLGLEQQLNIIDVNVKAQLRIAHWFLPVLKARPSAYLLNVGSTTSYQSVPYLSIYAASKAFVLSFTRSLRQELKGSPVSVSCLSPGSTDTDFVNRAGMQLHTRKIADRFNMSPQRVARIAVRGLFKKRAEIIPGFINQLNAVLPKFFPKTVTERIAANIYRPRVSPDPAPVSTPVLTSP, from the coding sequence ATGGCATATGCATTAATAACCGGAGCTGCAAAAGGCATCGGACGCGCACTCGCGGAAGAACTGGCCTCAAGAGGATACCAGCTGATCCTGGCAGACCGTGACAAAGAACAGCTGGAAGCCACTACCGCCCGGCTGATAAGAGATTATGAGATCGTGGTAAGAGCGATCACCCTTGACCTTTCAGATAGGAACGCCGCTGAATACATTTACCGGCAAACCACTTATTATCATCCCCATCTGCAGATCGTGATCAATAATGCCGGCTATGGCCTGAACGGGGATTTTGAAAAACTGGGACTGGAGCAACAGCTGAACATTATTGATGTGAACGTAAAAGCCCAGCTGCGCATCGCACATTGGTTCCTGCCGGTTTTAAAAGCCCGGCCCAGCGCCTACCTGTTAAATGTTGGAAGTACTACCAGTTATCAGTCGGTACCTTATCTTTCAATTTACGCGGCTTCCAAGGCCTTTGTGTTATCGTTTACGCGCAGTCTGCGGCAGGAGCTGAAAGGGTCTCCGGTCTCTGTAAGCTGCCTCAGCCCCGGCAGCACGGATACAGATTTTGTGAACCGGGCGGGCATGCAGCTTCACACCCGGAAGATCGCCGACCGTTTTAACATGAGCCCGCAGCGGGTAGCACGGATCGCTGTACGGGGATTGTTTAAAAAACGGGCGGAGATCATCCCCGGCTTTATCAACCAGCTCAATGCAGTACTGCCAAAATTCTTTCCGAAGACCGTTACGGAGCGGATCGCCGCAAACATCTACCGGCCAAGGGTTTCACCGGATCCTGCTCCTGTTTCCACACCTGTACTAACTTCCCCATAA
- a CDS encoding phytanoyl-CoA dioxygenase family protein produces MNIPIQSFVFTGQIHSLHRAYFAKTGVLHFKNFVSNSTVTQFLQEVREVENYLIRHHITRVNGIPLKYGTDTDGRPIIQRIAFASQFSPVLSNFLKSDALGALTTLLAPYEARIGETEKDGLVVNHYVNAEDSNFSKLGWHTDSPRDLFLGSRIRPMLNVGLHLDDCPYENGGLRVLPGTHNKGLWTLLFRKRYFIDHTPDKREAGFAIDAGDLTIHDGRLWHRVQQAPFTGEKSRRRVMYIPVITGAYRPKHAASATPFYHQIAGIKLFTKRKQKKVSTPALPLVPEING; encoded by the coding sequence ATGAATATACCAATACAATCCTTTGTCTTTACAGGTCAGATCCATTCACTGCACCGCGCCTATTTTGCAAAAACCGGTGTACTCCATTTCAAAAACTTTGTTTCCAACAGTACTGTCACCCAGTTTTTACAGGAAGTGCGGGAAGTGGAGAACTACCTTATCCGACATCATATCACCAGGGTAAACGGGATTCCGCTTAAATACGGCACTGATACCGACGGCCGCCCGATCATCCAGCGGATCGCTTTTGCCTCTCAATTCAGCCCGGTGCTGAGTAATTTTCTGAAAAGTGATGCCCTTGGTGCCCTAACCACATTGCTGGCGCCCTATGAAGCCCGCATCGGCGAAACAGAAAAAGACGGCCTGGTAGTGAACCATTATGTTAATGCTGAAGACAGCAACTTTTCAAAACTGGGTTGGCATACAGATAGTCCCCGGGACCTGTTCCTGGGCTCGCGTATACGGCCGATGCTCAATGTAGGGCTGCACCTGGACGACTGCCCTTATGAAAATGGAGGGTTACGCGTGCTGCCCGGTACGCATAATAAAGGATTGTGGACATTGCTGTTCCGGAAAAGATACTTTATAGATCATACTCCCGACAAAAGAGAAGCAGGTTTTGCCATCGACGCCGGCGACCTTACCATTCATGACGGCCGGCTCTGGCACCGGGTACAACAAGCGCCTTTTACCGGAGAGAAAAGCCGGAGACGGGTCATGTACATACCCGTCATCACAGGCGCCTACCGGCCCAAGCACGCGGCAAGTGCCACGCCCTTTTATCACCAGATCGCCGGGATAAAGCTGTTCACAAAAAGAAAACAAAAAAAAGTATCCACACCGGCTTTGCCGCTGGTACCGGAAATAAACGGGTAA
- a CDS encoding helix-turn-helix domain-containing protein yields MKSKGLYPKLELNTFQETPEMKDSVIYHRFDGASSIEKPHSHDFFVLLLFEKGSGIHSIDFIDHKVNSSQIHILFPGQIHKWDLGTETLGHKLIIGKHLFERAAASVSFSVARYNQHSVINLEPEVFRKVVAEFLLIQKELGAQPVFWDVISLRCSLIATMVHHQAERVFEDMIQLRNNPVLYHFHNLVEQHFREHKSVSFYAEQLNVTPNYLSILCKKKFRMPAIALIQQRVILEAKKLIHASDISVKEIAFELGFRELAHFSFFFKSKTGLSPRQYQNQLQ; encoded by the coding sequence ATGAAATCCAAAGGTCTGTACCCCAAACTGGAATTGAATACGTTTCAGGAAACCCCTGAAATGAAGGATAGTGTTATTTATCACCGGTTTGACGGGGCAAGCAGCATCGAAAAACCGCATTCCCACGATTTTTTTGTACTCCTGCTTTTTGAAAAAGGCAGCGGCATTCATTCCATCGATTTTATTGATCATAAAGTAAACAGTTCGCAGATCCATATTCTTTTCCCGGGGCAGATCCATAAATGGGATCTGGGAACGGAAACGCTTGGTCATAAGCTGATCATCGGAAAACACCTGTTCGAACGGGCCGCCGCATCCGTTTCCTTTTCAGTTGCCCGGTACAACCAGCATTCAGTCATCAACCTGGAGCCGGAGGTATTCCGGAAAGTGGTGGCAGAATTCCTGCTGATCCAGAAAGAGCTTGGTGCCCAACCGGTCTTCTGGGATGTGATCAGCCTCCGGTGCAGCCTGATCGCCACGATGGTCCATCACCAGGCAGAACGGGTTTTTGAAGATATGATCCAGTTGCGCAATAACCCGGTGCTGTATCATTTTCACAATCTTGTAGAACAGCATTTCAGGGAACACAAATCGGTCTCTTTTTATGCCGAACAATTAAACGTGACCCCCAATTATCTGTCCATCCTCTGTAAGAAAAAATTCAGGATGCCGGCAATCGCGCTGATCCAGCAGCGGGTCATCCTGGAAGCAAAAAAGCTCATTCATGCCTCCGATATATCAGTTAAAGAGATCGCTTTTGAGCTGGGATTCCGCGAACTGGCACATTTCTCGTTCTTTTTCAAATCAAAAACCGGGCTGTCGCCGCGGCAATACCAGAACCAGCTGCAATAA
- the holA gene encoding DNA polymerase III subunit delta codes for MSVEKIIGEWKKKTYKPIYWLEGEEDYYIDQLVGYAEQHILTESEASFNLAIFYGRDAAWADIVNACRKYPMFSDKQVVILKEAQQLKEIEKLEAYFNQPLTSTIFIVAYKEKKLDARTKFAKLVKERSEFLTTKKIYDSALPEWVNSYVTKLGYTISPKATMLLVDHIGNDLARIENEIQKILINLKTRTAITEEDVENFVGISKDFNIFELQTAIAARDLARAVRVIQYFGDNPKAAPIQLILPSLYSFFSKVFMIFGASGADDAIAKQIGVNSFFFKGYAQASKTYGYEGVERILLLLHQYNLKSIGINASRIDDAALLKEMVVKIMM; via the coding sequence ATGAGCGTGGAAAAAATTATCGGGGAGTGGAAGAAAAAAACATATAAACCAATTTATTGGCTGGAAGGGGAGGAGGACTATTACATCGACCAGCTGGTAGGTTATGCAGAACAGCATATACTGACTGAAAGCGAGGCCTCTTTTAACCTGGCGATATTTTACGGACGGGACGCTGCATGGGCGGACATTGTAAATGCCTGCAGAAAGTACCCGATGTTCTCTGATAAACAGGTGGTGATCCTTAAGGAAGCACAACAGCTGAAGGAGATTGAGAAACTGGAAGCTTATTTTAACCAGCCCCTCACTTCAACGATCTTTATCGTGGCCTATAAGGAAAAAAAGCTGGACGCCCGTACAAAGTTTGCAAAACTGGTAAAGGAACGCTCCGAGTTCCTGACCACAAAAAAAATATACGACAGTGCCCTGCCCGAATGGGTGAACAGCTATGTAACAAAACTGGGCTACACGATTTCGCCCAAAGCCACCATGCTGCTGGTGGATCATATTGGAAATGATCTGGCAAGGATCGAGAACGAGATCCAGAAGATACTGATCAACCTAAAAACACGCACCGCTATTACAGAAGAAGACGTAGAGAACTTTGTAGGGATCAGTAAGGATTTTAACATCTTTGAGCTGCAGACGGCCATAGCCGCCCGGGATCTTGCGAGGGCCGTACGCGTGATCCAGTATTTTGGGGATAATCCCAAAGCGGCACCCATCCAGCTGATATTGCCTTCCCTGTATTCCTTCTTCAGCAAGGTTTTTATGATCTTCGGCGCCTCCGGGGCGGATGATGCCATCGCAAAACAAATTGGTGTGAACAGCTTCTTTTTTAAGGGATATGCACAGGCCTCAAAGACCTATGGCTATGAAGGTGTGGAAAGGATCCTGCTGCTGCTGCATCAATACAATCTGAAAAGTATAGGGATCAATGCATCCAGGATCGACGATGCAGCACTGTTAAAAGAGATGGTGGTGAAGATAATGATGTAG
- a CDS encoding trans-sulfuration enzyme family protein, producing the protein MSNRKLHPSTLAVRAQMERSQQMEHSAPLYLTSSFAFNTAEDMRAAFADETDANIYSRYSNPNVDEFAGKMALLEKAEAGFAVASGMAAVSMSFFALLKSGDHLLCCRSMFGGTNTVVTKFLSRFGIEYTLVPANDIAAWEAAIRPNTKMIYLETPTNPQLELIDLEAVGQLARRHGIIYSVDNCFATPVLQTPVDFGADLVIHSATKWLDGQGRVLGGVVVGKKELIQDIYLFCRNMGPALSPFNAWVLSKSLETLEVRIQRHCENALAVASHFENHPKLKWVKYPFLPSHPQYEIAKKQMTAGGGIVCFELSGGLESGRKFMDALEILSLTPNLGDARSIASHPASTTHSKVPPEDQLAVGITPGLIRISVGLEHVDDIIYDIEQALEKA; encoded by the coding sequence ATGAGCAACAGAAAATTACATCCGTCCACCCTGGCGGTACGCGCACAAATGGAGCGCAGTCAGCAAATGGAACATTCCGCACCACTGTACCTTACCAGCAGCTTTGCTTTTAACACAGCAGAAGATATGCGGGCGGCCTTTGCCGACGAAACCGATGCCAATATCTATAGCCGCTACAGTAATCCCAATGTGGATGAGTTTGCCGGCAAGATGGCATTGCTGGAAAAAGCAGAAGCGGGGTTTGCCGTAGCAAGTGGTATGGCGGCCGTGTCGATGTCGTTTTTTGCCTTGCTGAAATCGGGAGATCACCTGCTTTGCTGCCGCTCGATGTTTGGCGGTACCAATACCGTTGTTACAAAATTCCTGTCGCGTTTTGGCATCGAATACACACTTGTTCCGGCCAACGATATAGCAGCCTGGGAAGCCGCTATACGTCCGAATACAAAGATGATCTATCTCGAAACACCTACCAATCCCCAGCTGGAGCTGATAGACCTGGAAGCCGTGGGCCAACTGGCACGCAGGCACGGCATCATTTACAGCGTGGATAACTGTTTTGCCACCCCCGTATTGCAGACCCCGGTCGACTTTGGAGCCGACCTCGTGATCCATTCCGCCACCAAATGGCTGGATGGCCAGGGACGCGTACTTGGAGGTGTGGTAGTAGGCAAAAAAGAGCTCATCCAGGATATTTACCTTTTCTGTCGCAATATGGGGCCGGCGCTGTCGCCCTTTAATGCCTGGGTACTTTCCAAAAGCCTGGAAACCCTTGAAGTGCGCATTCAGCGGCATTGTGAAAATGCACTGGCTGTTGCCAGCCATTTTGAGAACCATCCCAAACTGAAATGGGTCAAATACCCTTTCCTGCCTTCACATCCGCAATATGAGATCGCCAAAAAACAGATGACGGCCGGCGGTGGCATTGTTTGTTTTGAACTGAGCGGAGGACTGGAAAGCGGACGCAAATTCATGGACGCGCTTGAAATACTGTCGCTGACACCGAATCTGGGAGATGCCCGGAGCATTGCCTCGCATCCCGCCAGCACCACGCATTCCAAGGTTCCCCCGGAAGATCAGCTGGCCGTGGGCATTACCCCGGGATTAATAAGGATCTCAGTAGGACTTGAGCATGTGGACGATATTATTTATGATATTGAACAGGCACTGGAGAAAGCGTAA